The following nucleotide sequence is from Flavimarina sp. Hel_I_48.
CCTTCCAGATTACGTGCGTGCTGTAAGACTTGTGTCACTCCCACGAGTACCTTTTTAGGATCGCAGCCCCGGTTTGCACAGGTACCTCCATATTCACGATTGTCTGCAATGGCGACGCGCATTCCTGCTTCTGCCGCGGCATCAGCAACTTTTTTTCCGGCAGAGCCGGTTCCTATTACAAAAACATCGTATTCTTCAACAGCCATAATTGTTTCTATTCTCTATTAGTATTTTTATTCCCAACTATGATACCCGCTATTCAGAATTCATTTCAAAATCCCAGTAATTTTACGTGATGAAAACCTGAAAAACGTTTATGTTGGGGCGTATTAAATTAAAACTTAATAAATCGTCTTTACCACACCACCATCTACACGTAGGGAAGCGCCATTAGTTGCAGAAGATAACGGACTGGCAATATAGGCAACCATGTTTGCGACTTCCTGGGTTTCGGCAAAACGCTGAATCAAGGACGTGGGACGCGCCTTGCTAAAGAATTCCTCTTCCACTTTCTTACGGTCGCCGCCTTCATCCAGACCGGTCATTTCCTGTACACCTTCTGAAAATGTGGGGCCGGGCAATACACTGTTTACGGTAACATTAGTGCCTTTTGTGATTTCGGCCAGGCCTCTGGAAATTGCGAGTTGGGCGGTTTTCGTCATTCCGTAATGTACCATTTCTACCGGGATATTTACTCCGCTCTCGCTACTTATAAAAATGATTCGGCCCCAGTCCTTTTTAAGCATTTTAGGCAAAAAAGCACGGGATAAACGCACACCGCTCATTACGTTTACGTCGTAAAAACGTTGCCATTCGCTGTCTGGAATTTCCATAAAATCAGTCTCGCCAAACACACCTATATTGTTGATAAGAATATCAACTTCATCCAGTTCTTCAATGAGCTTTTCAACCGTTGCTATCTCGCTAAAATCACAGACAATCCCTGTCACATTTCCGTCAGGAACTTCCTTTAGAATCTCCTTTTTTGCCTTTTCTATTGATTCCGGGCTCCGGCCATTGATTATGACCTCGGCACCTTCTTCGGCAAGCGTTTTTGCGATCGCTTTTCCTATTCCCTTCGTGGAGCCAGATATAAAGGCCCTTTTATTTTTGAGTTTTAAATCCATCAATTATTTTTCTTTGCTTGCTATCTAATGCAAGTGCGTTATGTTCTAAATTTTTTAAAAGTATAAAAAAGAAAAGCGCGTAAACCATTTGTGATCCTACGCCCATCCAGTCTTCTTTGATGCCGGAACCAAAAATAAGCACCGCGATCAAAATTGCCCCTGCAGCGGCAAAAAATCGGGTTTTTAAGCCCAAAATTAGCGCTAAACCAATACTAAATTCAATAAACGGAAGCGTATACGCAAAGCCAGAAACAAGAACTTCTGGCAAATAAGTTCCTTTAAACCCTTCAACAACATGCGCTACAAAAGAGGAAAGTTTAGGGATTCGTATCAAGCCATGAATAAACAAATTTATCCCAATGGTAATTCGTGCCAGTAAAAACGCAAGTTGATCGTTAGATAGTTTTTTCATATGCCGTTGATGCCTTGTATATAGAAACTAAATAGAATTTAGATGTCTTTTAAGCAGTTAGCTAAAGTACCCAAGGCAAGTCGTAAAGCCTGTTAGTAAAATGGTAAAAAACAACTTTCATTTTTCCTGAACGAGCTTTTGCATTCCTTAACAAAAAAAGGGTTTTCTAATTTAGCGATTCGCTTTACCTTTGCGCCCGAATGGCGAAAACCAAAATAAATCAGCACTTTGCACAGCTCCCGCAACTGCAGGATCTGCAAACTGCCATTGCCAAGCCCCAAAACAGGCTTGCCGTAAATGGCCTTATAGGCTCTGCGCTTTCCTTTGTGCTGGCAGAAAGTTTTAAAACTTCGGAAAAACCGTTTCTGGTCATATTAACTGATAAGGAAGAGGCGGCCTATTTTCTCAATGATCTGGAAAACCTGATCAATTCAGGAAAGAAAAAGCAGCATGATGTACTTTTTTATCCCGGGAGCTACCGTCGTCCTTATCAGATCGAAGAAACTGATAATGCCAATGTACTGTTGCGGGCAGAGGTGCTCAACCGCATCAACTCCCGTAAAAAACCAGCACTGATCGTAACTTATCCCGACGCGCTTTTTGAGCAGGTGGTCACCCGAAAAGAACTGGACAAAAGCACGCTTAAAGTTGGCGTCAACGACAAATTATCCCTTGATTTTGTAAATGAAATGCTCTTTGAATATAAGTTCAAAAGAGCCGATTTTGTTACAGAACCGGGAGAATTTTCGGTGCGTGGGGGGATTATTGACGTGTTTTCCTTTTCTCATGATGAGCCGTACCGCATCGAGTTTTTTGGTGATGTGGTAGACAGCATCCGTACGTTTGATGTGGAGACACAACTTTCTACGGGACAGCAAAAAAAGATTTCCGTAATGCCTAATGTGGAAAGCAAGCACATTCAGGAAACGCGCGAGAGTTTTCTCAATTATATTTCCCCTGAAACCGTTGTATTTACGCAAAGTCTGGAACAGATAGCTTCTCGCATTGATACCAATTTTGAAAAGGCGAAAGAAGCTTTTGCTAAATTATCTGGCGAGATCAAGCACAATGCCCCAGAAGAATTGTTTTGCGACTCTAAACAAATTACCCGGCAATTACTTGATTTTACGCTTGTGGAATTAGGCAATTCAACCATAAACCTCAATGCATCAAAAACCACAGAGGAGATTGTTTTTGATCAGCAGCCACAGCCTTCTTTTAATAAGCAGTTTGACCTGCTGATTGAAAACCTGAACGAAAATGCAGAAAATGGGTATCGTAATTACATTTTCTGCGTAAGTGAACAACAGGCCAAGCGTTTTCACGATATTTTTGATGATGCCAAGCAACAGGTAAAACAATTTGAAACGGTGATTTTGCCACTATATCGCGGTTTTATAGATGACACGCTAAAAATTACCTGCTATACAGATCATCAGATTTTTGAACGTTACCATAAATTCAATTTAAAGGACGGTTACGCTAAAAAGCAGGCGATTACGCTTAAAGAACTTACCAGTTTGCAAGTGGGCGATTATGTAACCCATATTGATCACGGTATCGGTAAATTTGGTGGTCTTCAGAAAATTGATGTGGAAGGTAAAAAGCAGGAAGCCATTAAACTTATTTACGGGGAGCGGGACATCCTCTACCTCAGTATTCACTCGCTACATAAGATCACCAAGTTTAACGGTAAAGATGGCAAAACCCCCCAGATCTACAAACTGGGAAGTGGCGCGTGGAAAAAGCTCAAACAAAAGACAAAGACCAAGGTCAAGGATATCGCCTTTAACCTGATCAAGCTTTACGCAAAACGCAAGCTGCAAAAAGGACACGCCTTTGGCCCAGATACGCATTTGCAGCACGAACTCGAAGCGAGCTTTATTTATGAGGATACGCCAGATCAAAGCAGTGCCACGGAAGCTATAAAAGCAGATATGGAAAGTCCACGCCCCATGGACCGCCTGGTTTGCGGTGACGTGGGTTTCGGTAAAACTGAAGTTGCCATTCGGGCTGCATTTAAAGCGGTGGATAATGGCAAACAGGTCGCCATTCTCGTACCCACAACCATTCTTGCTTTTCAGCACCACCAGACTTTTGAAGAACGTTTAAAGGAATTTCCTATACGGGTGGATTACCTGAACCGTTTTCGTACCGCGAAAGAAAAAAGGGAAACCCTGGCAGATCTTGAAGCCGGGAAAGTGGATATTATCATAGGTACCCACCAGCTCACCAATAAAAAAGTAAAATTCAAAGATCTTGGCCTGCTCGTGGTTGATGAGGAACAAAAATTTGGCGTTTCCGTTAAAGACAAACTGAAAACCATAAGTGAAAATGTAGATACGCTCACGCTTACCGCGACGCCCATACCACGTACGTTACAGTTCAGCTTGATGGCGGCGCGCGATCTTAGTACGATTACCACGGCCCCGCCCAATAGATATCCTATCGAAACGCATGTGGTTCGGTTTTCAGAAGAAACCATGCGCGACGCTATTTCATATGAAATACAACGCGGCGGACAGGTATTTTTTATCCATAACCGCATTGAAAATATCAAGGAAGTTGCCGGTATGATCCAGCGGCTTGTCCCTGATGCAAAAGTGGGTGTGGGCCACGGCCAAATGGAAGGTAAAAAGCTGGAAACACTCATGCTGAAGTTCATCAATGGCGAATTTGATGTGCTTGTTTCTACCACAATTGTAGAAAGCGGTCTCGATGTGCCGAATGCAAATACTATTTTTATCAATAATGCCAATAATTTTGGCCTTTCAGACCTGCACCAGATGCGTGGAAGGGTGGGACGTAGCAATAAAAAGGCATTTTGCTATTTCATTACGCCGCCACTTTCTGCAATGACTGATGAGGCGCGCAAACGCATGACCGCGCTGGAACAATTTTCCAGTTTGGGAAGTGGTTTCAATATCGCCATGAAGGATCTTGAAATACGCGGTGCCGGTGATCTGCTGGGCGGCGAGCAAAGTGGTTTTATCAATGAAATAGGATTTGATACGTACCAGAAAATCCTTAACGAAGCTATTGACGAACTAAAAGAACATGAGTTTGCAGACCTTTATGAAGAGCAAAACAAAGCTGAAGATAAAGAGTATGTAAAAGACATGGTTATTGATACCGATTTCTCCCTGCTCTTTCCAGATGATTACATCAACAATATTTCTGAGCGTTTGAAACTGTATACAGAACTTAACGACCTTAAAACCGATGAGCAACTGGCCGAATTTCAGACGAAACTTGTTGACCGTTTTGGGGAATTGCCACCGCAAGCGGAAGATTTACTGAATTCTGTACGTATCAAATGGATTGCCACCGCTTCTGGAATTGAGAAAATAACCATGAAAAAAGGCAAATTGCTGGGCTTTTTCCTGGCAGATCAACAATCTGCTTTTTATCAAAGTCCGGGATTTTCACGTATTCTCCAGTACGTACAGACGCACTCCAACCAGGTAACTTTAAAAGAGAAGAAAACCCGCAGCGGACTACGTTTATTGCTTAGCATTCCTGGTATTACTTCTGTAAACAAAGCGCTGAAAATTCTCTCGCCTTTAAGGAAAGTTCAGGAAGTAGCTGAAAACGCGGAATAAAATCTCTCTTCCCAGGGAGGGGAGTACTTCAAAGTCAGATTTTTCGGTAATTTTCGGTATGAAATGGCGAAAAGTATATTTGAAATGCAATTCGGTATAGAATTTTTAAGCTGAATTTATTTTGTTCTCAAACGCTAAATTCAGGTTCAGAGTTGATAGTAAAGCAATTAAGCTTCCATAGTTATTTCCAGATGCGATCCTGAAACAAGTTCAGGATGAAGAAAGGAACTATGAAAAACCGTTTAAAAATGGTAAAAAGCATCTTCAAAATGCTCTAATTTTTCCCGGTTTTTGTTCTTTAGCACAGCGATAATATCAAAGCGCGCTTCCAGATCCAGATCGTTGGACACAATATATTCATTTGCCGCTTTTACTAGCAATTTGATTTTTGACGGAGTTACAAAATCCTGCGGATCGCCAAAAAAGTCGGAATTGCGCGTTTTTACTTCACAAATGATCAATATTTCGCCCTTTTGGGCAATTATATCGATTTCCGCCTTGGCAAAAAACCAATTACGCTCCAAGATTTTATAACCTTTTTTGAGCAAATAATCAGCGGCAAAGACCTCTCCCCATTTCCCGAGTTCGTTGTGGTTCATGATTCTGAATTTATTCTTTTGTGACATGACCTGCAAGGTATGAGCGAGGAACGAGTGATCCTTGTAGGTCTTACACAGAACAGCGATTAGACCTACAAGGAGGCCTTCGTTCCTCAGGCAACACCTTGCAGGGCTGAAATTCTAAGTTGATATTAACGTGAAGGTCTATAAATCAGCTAAACTTCAGTAAAATCCAACTGCACACTATTTTCTGATACATCAAGCGTTGCTTTTCTGCCCATGATCAGGGCACGGTTATCATCCAGGTGCCCGGCAGGGAAATCGAAACACACGGGATAAGCATATTCCGCTACTGCGTCCAGCACGATTTCCTTCGCATTTTTGCCAAAAGGAACACTATTATCATGCATTCGCGTCAACCCACCCACTACGAGTCCGCACAGGTTTTTCAGCAAACCGTTGCGTTTTAAATTTACCATCATGCGGTCCACATGGTACAGATATTCATCCAGATCTTCAATAAACAGAATTTTCCCATCTGTGGCAATCGCAGAGGGACTTCCGCAGAGCGAATAGATAATGGAAATGTTCCCGCCCACGAGTTGGCCGCTGGAAGTACCCATGCGATTTAACGGGTGGGAATCTACCTGATACTTTATAGGCTTACCAAAAAGCGCATCGTGAAGGCTTTCTTTCGCCTGGGCAGAATTATCTTCTACCCCTTTCCCCATCACCGCATGAATCGTTTCAAAACCCATCCTGTTGAGGTGGCTGTGCAATACGGTAACATCGCTGTAGCCTGCGATCCATTTGGGGTATTTGACGAATTTATAAAAGTCGAGACCGTCTATTATTCGTACGGTACCGTACCCGCCTTTAGCACACCAGATTGTCTTTATGGAAGTATCGTTGAGCATGCGCTGCAAGTCGTCGCGGCGCAAGGTGTCGCTGCCGGCATATTGATCTTCGGTGGCGCCTATGGTTGCACCCAAAACGGGTACAAGCCCCCAGTTTTCAAGCAGTTCAATTGCATTTTTAAGATCTGGCAAATCCACTTTGCGCGCAGTGCTTATTAAGCCTACTTTATCACCAGCTTTTAAATACGGGGGTGTGATCATGTTTTAGTCATTTTATAAAGGAAAATAGCCATTTTTAGGCAATTTTAGTCTTTCTACAGAATAAAAAGACTTAGGGCTCAAGACGGAATGACTTAGGATAACTGAGAAAAAGTCTTACGTCTTACGTCTAAACATGTTCAAACTTGCCCTAAGTCAAAGAAATTAAAACTTTAGAAAAGCTTGGGAAATTGAGTAAAATCCGTCTAAAATCCTACCTCAAAAAGTCCTGTCGTCATTAAAAAAGGAATCCCCCTATAAATAGTATCTTTGCCACCTAAATTTTCAATCAGCCCATGACTCCGCAACGCTATACCCTTACCGCCGCATTACCGTACACTAACGGCCCCATTCACATAGGCCACCTTGCCGGGGTGTACGTGCCCGCAGATATTTACGCCCGCTATTTACGCCTTACGGGTCAAGATGTCGCTTTTATCTGCGGAAGCGATGAGCATGGTGTTGCCATTAGCATAAAAGCAAAAAAAGAAGGGATTACCCCGCAGGAAGTAGTAGATAAATACCATAAAATGATCAAGGATTCCTTTGCGGAATTTGGGATCTCCTTTGACAATTATTCGCGCACTTCGGCTAAAATTCACCACGATACCGCTTCTGAATTTTTTAAGAAATTATACGATAAAGGTGATTTTATCGAAGAAGTGACCGAGCAGCTTTACGATCCTGAGGCAGATCAATACCTTGCCGATCGTTTTGTGGTGGGCACCTGCCCTAAGTGTGGTCACGACGAAGCTTACGGCGACCAGTGTGAGAACTGCGGTTCGTCACTCAATGCAACCGATCTAATTGACCCAAAATCTACCATTTCTGGTGCAAAACCGGTCTTAAAAGAGACAAAACACTGGTTTTTACCTTTAGATCGCTACGAAGATTTTCTACGGGACTGGATTTTAAAATCCCATAAAAAAGACTGGAAATCCAATGTGTACGGCCAGTGCAAATCCTGGATTGATGAAGGCTTGCGCGCCCGTGCGGTGACCCGCGATCTGGATTGGGGAATCCCGGTTCCCGTTCCCGGCGGGGAAGGCAAAGTGCTTTATGTGTGGTTTGATGCGCCCATTGGTTATATTTCTTCAACCAAAGAATGGGCCGAGCGCGAGGGAAAAAATTGGGAAGATTACTGGAAAAAAGACGATACTAAACTGGTGCATTTCATCGGGAAGGACAATATTGTTTTTCACTGCATCATTTTCCCCAGTATGCTAAAAGCAGAAGGAAGCTATATCCTGCCCGAAAATGTACCGGCAAACGAATTTCTTAACCTGGAAGGCCGCAAATTGTCCACCTCAAAAAACTGGGCGGTCTGGCTGCATGAATACCTGGAGGATTTTCCCGGCCAGCAGGATGTTTTGCGTTATGCACTTACTGCAAACGCCCCGGAAACCAAGGACAACGATTTCACCTGGAAGGATTTTCAGGCTCGTAATAACAATGAACTGGTGGCCATTTTTGGTAATTTTATCAACCGCGTGGTAGTGCTTACCGATAAATATTATAATGGTCTTGTACCAGAAGCGGGCGAACTCAATGAAGAGGATCAAAAAACCCTTGACGAACTTCGCGCCTACCCCGCGGTAATCGCTAGCTCGCTGGAGCGTTACCGCTTCCGCGAAAGCCAGAACGAACTTATGAACGTCGCGCGTCTGGGCAATAAATATCTTGCCGATGCGGAGCCCTGGAAAACGGTAAAAACCGACGAAAATCGGACGAAAACGGTCATGAATCTGGCGTTACAAATCGCTGCTTCTTTGGCGGTGCTCAGCGAACCCTTTTTGCCTTTTACTTCAGCAAAGCTCAGGGAAATGCTGAATATTACTGCCGGCCCCAATGCGGAATCCACAGATACTGTTGCCCAACTGCAATGGGATGACCTGAGCGAACAAAAACCGTACGTAAAAGCAGGACATAAAATCGAAAAAGGCACCTTACTCTTCAGTAAAATAGAGGACGAGCAGATCGAAAAACAATTGGAAAAATTAGAAAAGACAAAAATGGAAAATAAAGAAATCCCCTCCCCCCAGCCCCCGAAGGGGGAGCAAAATAAGAGTGAGAAAACACCCCCTTCTGGGGGCGGGGGTACTCCTCAAAAGGAGATTATTCAATACGAAGATTTCACTAAACTGGATATGCGCGTGGGCACGATTCTGGAAGCAGAAAAAATGCCGAAAGCCGATAAACTTCTGGTTTTAAAAGTAGATACTGGTATTGATGTACGCACCATTGTTTCCGGTCTTGCCGAGCATTATGCACCTGAGGATATCGTGGGAAAAAAAGTAACTGTTTTAGTCAATCTCGCCCCGCGCAAACTGCGCGGCACCGAAAGCGAAGGCATGATCTTAATGGCTACAACCGCTGAAGGAAAAGTGATTTTCCTAAATCCAGATGTGGAGAATGTGGAGAATGGGGCCGGGATTAGTTGATATTATTTTATATTCCAAAAGTTATATAAGATAAACGTAGTTCGTTTTTCTACTTTCCTGAGGCAATTTCACCCTGAACTTGTTTCAGGGTCTTATCAGGTAGTTCATTTTTTGTCAAGACTAAAAATGCGATGCTGAACTAAATTCAGCATTACTAAAAAACATTTATGCCCAGCATTCAAGATTTCATAATCCAACAAACCTCAATCTCACATGCTGGAGTAAAAAACACCCTCCAGCTTCTGGCAGAAGACTGTACCATTCCCTTTATTTCCCGCTATCGGAAAGAGCGTACCGGGAATCTGGACGAAGTGCAGATTGGTGAAATTGTAAAGCTCAAAGAGCAGTTTGAAACGCTGGAAAAGAGGAAAGGCACTATTCTAAAAGCGCTGGAAGATCAGAACGCGCTCACTCCAGATTTACAAAAGCAGATTGAAAATACGCAGGACGCAACCACCCTTGAAGATCTTTACCTGCCTTTCAAAAAGAAGCGGAAAACCAAAGCTGATACTGCCCGAAATAACGGACTCGAACCACTCGCTAAAATCATCATGTCGCAACCCAGCGGCATGAACGCACAAAAATTGACCGAAACCGCTTCAAAATATGCCAAAAAAGAGGTGAAATCCAGCGAGGAGGCACTGGAAGGTGCGCGCTATATTATTGCAGAATGGGTAAATGAACGCACTGATGTTCGCAATGCACTGCGCCGGGAACTGGAGCGTAATGCCGTGCTCACGACCAAGGTTATAAAAGCCCAGAAAGAAGAGGAAAAAGCGCAAAAATACCGCGATTATTTCAAGTGGGAAGAGGCCTTAAGAAATTGTCCATCGCACCGGTTTTTAGCTATTTTGAGGGCAGAAAAAGAAGGTTTTATACGGGTAAAAATAACTATTGATGAGGAACGCGCATTAGAACACATCAACAGAAAAGTAATAAAATCCCCTTCCGCGTGCGCGGAACAGATCAGCATGGCGGTTGAGGATGGTTACAAACGTTTGCTTTTCCCCGCACTTTCCAATGAGGTTTTAAATTCGGCAAAGGAAAAAGCGGATAACGAAGCGATTTTGGTGTTTGCCAAAAATCTAAAACAGCTGCTACTGGGTGCTCCACTGGGTCAAAAGCGCATTCTTGCCATTGATCCCGGGTTTAGGACGGGCTGCAAAGTGGTTTGCCTGGATGCGCAGGGCGGCCTGCAGCATAACGAAACCATTTATCCCCACCCGCCTAAAAAAGACATCAAAGGCGCCAGCAAAAAAATCAGTTTTCTGGTTGAGGCGTATAAGATTGACGCGATTGCCATAGGCAACGGTACCGCCTCGCGCGAGACCGAACATTTTATACGTAAAATCCCTTTCAAGACCGATCTGCAAGTGTTTGTGGTAAGCGAGGCCGGGGCAAGTATTTATTCGGCATCGCCCATTGCGCGGGCAGAATTTCCCAATTATGATGTAACCGTGCGCGGCGCGGTTTCCATAGGTCGCAGACTTGCAGATCCACTGGCTGAACTGGTGAAAATTGATGCAAAATCAATTGGTGTGGGGCAATATCAGCATGATGTAGATCAGGTCAAATTGCAAAGCGAACTGGACCGCGTGGTTGAAACCTGCGTGAACGCGGTGGGCGTAAATATCAATACCGCCAGTGCCCCGCTGCTGAGCTACGTTTCGGGAATAGGTGATAAACTGGCCGAAAATATTGTTGCCCACCGGGAGGAAAACGGTGCGTTTGCTTCGCGAAAAGAGATACTAAACGTCGCCCGACTTGGTGCTAAAGCCTTTGAACAATCGGCTGGATTTCTTCGTATACGCGATGGTAAAAATCCACTGGATAATTCTGCCGTGCATCCGGAAAGTTACCCAATTGTTGAAAAAATGGCTAAAAATGCCCATAAATCGGTTGCCGAATTGATTGGAAACACGTCTGAACTTAGCGATATAAATCTTGAAAAATACGAGACCGAAAGTGTGGGATTGCTTACACTAAAGGATATTATTAACGAACTTGAAAAACCCGGACTGGATATTCGCGCGGAAGCAAAAGTGTTTACTTTCAATCAAAACATCAAGACTATCGAAGATCTGGAAAAGGGCCAATTATTGCCCGGAATTGTCAATAATGTGACCAATTTTGGTGCTTTTGTGGATATTGGGATCAAAGAAAGTGGTCTTATCCATATCTCCAATCTCGCCGAAGGTTTTGTGAGCGATGTAAGTGCGCATGTCGCTCTTCATGAACAAGTAGTGGTTGAAGTGCTTGATGTTGATATTCCGCGGAAGCGCATTCAGTTGAAGAAAAGTAAAATCCCCCTAACCCCCAAAGGGGGGAAGTGACGCGCTGACCTGCAAGGCGATGTGCTGAGTTTATCGAAGTATATGAGAGAGGCACGAGCGGTTCCTTGTAGGTCTAATTGGATTCCACGTTAGACCTACAAGGAGGTCTTCGTTCCTCAGACAACACCTTGCAGGTTAAAAAAAGGAGGGGAGCTTTAACCTTAGTTTCAATTTTAAAATCGCAATTTAAGGCTCCTTCCCTTTCCAAGGGAAGGTGGCAGTGCGCAGCACTGACGGAAGGGTTTGCGCCCTAAACTTAAATAACCCGTTAGCGTGTAAACATCCTATTAATAAATCAATGCTAAAAATCGCTTACCATCCCATTTACAAACACCCCTTGCCGAAAGGGCACCGTTTCCCTATGGAAAAATATGAACTGCTGCCC
It contains:
- a CDS encoding LD-carboxypeptidase, with translation MITPPYLKAGDKVGLISTARKVDLPDLKNAIELLENWGLVPVLGATIGATEDQYAGSDTLRRDDLQRMLNDTSIKTIWCAKGGYGTVRIIDGLDFYKFVKYPKWIAGYSDVTVLHSHLNRMGFETIHAVMGKGVEDNSAQAKESLHDALFGKPIKYQVDSHPLNRMGTSSGQLVGGNISIIYSLCGSPSAIATDGKILFIEDLDEYLYHVDRMMVNLKRNGLLKNLCGLVVGGLTRMHDNSVPFGKNAKEIVLDAVAEYAYPVCFDFPAGHLDDNRALIMGRKATLDVSENSVQLDFTEV
- the mfd gene encoding transcription-repair coupling factor — protein: MAKTKINQHFAQLPQLQDLQTAIAKPQNRLAVNGLIGSALSFVLAESFKTSEKPFLVILTDKEEAAYFLNDLENLINSGKKKQHDVLFYPGSYRRPYQIEETDNANVLLRAEVLNRINSRKKPALIVTYPDALFEQVVTRKELDKSTLKVGVNDKLSLDFVNEMLFEYKFKRADFVTEPGEFSVRGGIIDVFSFSHDEPYRIEFFGDVVDSIRTFDVETQLSTGQQKKISVMPNVESKHIQETRESFLNYISPETVVFTQSLEQIASRIDTNFEKAKEAFAKLSGEIKHNAPEELFCDSKQITRQLLDFTLVELGNSTINLNASKTTEEIVFDQQPQPSFNKQFDLLIENLNENAENGYRNYIFCVSEQQAKRFHDIFDDAKQQVKQFETVILPLYRGFIDDTLKITCYTDHQIFERYHKFNLKDGYAKKQAITLKELTSLQVGDYVTHIDHGIGKFGGLQKIDVEGKKQEAIKLIYGERDILYLSIHSLHKITKFNGKDGKTPQIYKLGSGAWKKLKQKTKTKVKDIAFNLIKLYAKRKLQKGHAFGPDTHLQHELEASFIYEDTPDQSSATEAIKADMESPRPMDRLVCGDVGFGKTEVAIRAAFKAVDNGKQVAILVPTTILAFQHHQTFEERLKEFPIRVDYLNRFRTAKEKRETLADLEAGKVDIIIGTHQLTNKKVKFKDLGLLVVDEEQKFGVSVKDKLKTISENVDTLTLTATPIPRTLQFSLMAARDLSTITTAPPNRYPIETHVVRFSEETMRDAISYEIQRGGQVFFIHNRIENIKEVAGMIQRLVPDAKVGVGHGQMEGKKLETLMLKFINGEFDVLVSTTIVESGLDVPNANTIFINNANNFGLSDLHQMRGRVGRSNKKAFCYFITPPLSAMTDEARKRMTALEQFSSLGSGFNIAMKDLEIRGAGDLLGGEQSGFINEIGFDTYQKILNEAIDELKEHEFADLYEEQNKAEDKEYVKDMVIDTDFSLLFPDDYINNISERLKLYTELNDLKTDEQLAEFQTKLVDRFGELPPQAEDLLNSVRIKWIATASGIEKITMKKGKLLGFFLADQQSAFYQSPGFSRILQYVQTHSNQVTLKEKKTRSGLRLLLSIPGITSVNKALKILSPLRKVQEVAENAE
- a CDS encoding SDR family NAD(P)-dependent oxidoreductase produces the protein MDLKLKNKRAFISGSTKGIGKAIAKTLAEEGAEVIINGRSPESIEKAKKEILKEVPDGNVTGIVCDFSEIATVEKLIEELDEVDILINNIGVFGETDFMEIPDSEWQRFYDVNVMSGVRLSRAFLPKMLKKDWGRIIFISSESGVNIPVEMVHYGMTKTAQLAISRGLAEITKGTNVTVNSVLPGPTFSEGVQEMTGLDEGGDRKKVEEEFFSKARPTSLIQRFAETQEVANMVAYIASPLSSATNGASLRVDGGVVKTIY
- the metG gene encoding methionine--tRNA ligase; the encoded protein is MTPQRYTLTAALPYTNGPIHIGHLAGVYVPADIYARYLRLTGQDVAFICGSDEHGVAISIKAKKEGITPQEVVDKYHKMIKDSFAEFGISFDNYSRTSAKIHHDTASEFFKKLYDKGDFIEEVTEQLYDPEADQYLADRFVVGTCPKCGHDEAYGDQCENCGSSLNATDLIDPKSTISGAKPVLKETKHWFLPLDRYEDFLRDWILKSHKKDWKSNVYGQCKSWIDEGLRARAVTRDLDWGIPVPVPGGEGKVLYVWFDAPIGYISSTKEWAEREGKNWEDYWKKDDTKLVHFIGKDNIVFHCIIFPSMLKAEGSYILPENVPANEFLNLEGRKLSTSKNWAVWLHEYLEDFPGQQDVLRYALTANAPETKDNDFTWKDFQARNNNELVAIFGNFINRVVVLTDKYYNGLVPEAGELNEEDQKTLDELRAYPAVIASSLERYRFRESQNELMNVARLGNKYLADAEPWKTVKTDENRTKTVMNLALQIAASLAVLSEPFLPFTSAKLREMLNITAGPNAESTDTVAQLQWDDLSEQKPYVKAGHKIEKGTLLFSKIEDEQIEKQLEKLEKTKMENKEIPSPQPPKGEQNKSEKTPPSGGGGTPQKEIIQYEDFTKLDMRVGTILEAEKMPKADKLLVLKVDTGIDVRTIVSGLAEHYAPEDIVGKKVTVLVNLAPRKLRGTESEGMILMATTAEGKVIFLNPDVENVENGAGIS
- a CDS encoding YraN family protein, with product MSQKNKFRIMNHNELGKWGEVFAADYLLKKGYKILERNWFFAKAEIDIIAQKGEILIICEVKTRNSDFFGDPQDFVTPSKIKLLVKAANEYIVSNDLDLEARFDIIAVLKNKNREKLEHFEDAFYHF
- a CDS encoding Tex family protein, whose product is MPSIQDFIIQQTSISHAGVKNTLQLLAEDCTIPFISRYRKERTGNLDEVQIGEIVKLKEQFETLEKRKGTILKALEDQNALTPDLQKQIENTQDATTLEDLYLPFKKKRKTKADTARNNGLEPLAKIIMSQPSGMNAQKLTETASKYAKKEVKSSEEALEGARYIIAEWVNERTDVRNALRRELERNAVLTTKVIKAQKEEEKAQKYRDYFKWEEALRNCPSHRFLAILRAEKEGFIRVKITIDEERALEHINRKVIKSPSACAEQISMAVEDGYKRLLFPALSNEVLNSAKEKADNEAILVFAKNLKQLLLGAPLGQKRILAIDPGFRTGCKVVCLDAQGGLQHNETIYPHPPKKDIKGASKKISFLVEAYKIDAIAIGNGTASRETEHFIRKIPFKTDLQVFVVSEAGASIYSASPIARAEFPNYDVTVRGAVSIGRRLADPLAELVKIDAKSIGVGQYQHDVDQVKLQSELDRVVETCVNAVGVNINTASAPLLSYVSGIGDKLAENIVAHREENGAFASRKEILNVARLGAKAFEQSAGFLRIRDGKNPLDNSAVHPESYPIVEKMAKNAHKSVAELIGNTSELSDINLEKYETESVGLLTLKDIINELEKPGLDIRAEAKVFTFNQNIKTIEDLEKGQLLPGIVNNVTNFGAFVDIGIKESGLIHISNLAEGFVSDVSAHVALHEQVVVEVLDVDIPRKRIQLKKSKIPLTPKGGK
- a CDS encoding DoxX family protein, whose product is MKKLSNDQLAFLLARITIGINLFIHGLIRIPKLSSFVAHVVEGFKGTYLPEVLVSGFAYTLPFIEFSIGLALILGLKTRFFAAAGAILIAVLIFGSGIKEDWMGVGSQMVYALFFFILLKNLEHNALALDSKQRKIIDGFKTQK